A window from Oncorhynchus mykiss isolate Arlee chromosome 9, USDA_OmykA_1.1, whole genome shotgun sequence encodes these proteins:
- the LOC110532004 gene encoding interferon regulatory factor 4 isoform X2: MEKAGTNMHLREWLIAQIDSGKYAGLTWENQNKTMFRIPWKHAAKQDYNLNEDAALFKAWAVYKGKYREGRDKADPTSWKTRIRCALNKSTDFQEVPERSQLDVSEPYKAYRIQTATRRCSESPETESQAIIQTRSSSAHLRNTITHHPQFGCHRESEERDGRVNPSGTPQMDSSATFSIFSPTPQISDFRVRVCLFYQDQLVVDVTTSTPDGCFILHGQVPLGNERIYGPCTAQQVPFPPPGVIHLPPGIAEAMDRLLPHLERGVLVWVAPDGVFIKRFCQGRVYWSGPLAQHTDRPNKLNRERTCKLLNASIFLKELQDFLKGAGPKPRYEIDLCFGEEFPDASPLKTRKLIIAQVVPLFAVNLLQRCQRLGP; encoded by the exons ATGGAGAAGGCAGGCACGAACATGCATCTGAGAGAGTGGCTGATAGCGCAGATAGACAGTGGAAAGTACGCAGGACTCACCTGGGAGAACCAGAACAAAACTATGTTCAGGATCCCATGGAAACACGCGGCAAAACAGGACTATAATCTGAATGAAGATGCAGCCCTTTTCAAG GCGTGGGCAGTGTATAAGGGGAAGTATCGAGAGGGGAGGGACAAGGCAGACCCCACTTCCTGGAAGACTCGTATCCGCTGTGCCCTCAACAAGAGCACAGACTTCCAGGAGGTCCCAGAGCGCAGCCAGCTGGACGTCTCCGAGCCCTACAAGGCCTACCGTATCCAGACAGCAACACGCAGATGCTCAG aatctCCTGAAACTGAAAGTCAGGCGATAATCCAGACCAGGAGCTCCAGTGCTCACCTGAGGAACACCATCACACACCATCCACAG TTTGGCTGCCATAGGGAATCAGAGGAAAGGGATGGAAGAGTCAACCCCAGTG GGACTCCCCAGATGGACAGCTCTGCTACCTTCTCCATATTCAGCCCCACACCACAGATCTCTG ACTTCCGTGTGCGGGTGTGTCTGTTCTACCAGGACCAGCTAGTAGTGGATGTGACCACCAGCACCCCAGATGGCTGTTTCATTCTACATGGTCAGGTGCCCCTGGGGAACGAGAGGATCTATGGCCCCTGCACAGCCCAACAGGTCCCCTTCCCCCCTCCAGGGGTCATCCACCTGCCCCCCGGTATCGCTGAGGCCATGGACCGCCTGCTGCCCCACTTGGAGAGGGGTGTCCTGGTGTGGGTGGCTCCAGATGGGGTGTTTATCAAGAGGTTCTGCCAGGGCAGGGTGTATTGGAGTGGCCCTCTGGCCCAGCACACAGACAGGCCCAACAAGCTGAACAGAGAGAGGACCTGCAAGCTGCTGAATGCATCTATATTTCTGAAGG AGCTTCAGGACTTTCTCAAGGGGGCGGGACCCAAACCTCGCTATGAGATTGACCTCTGCTTTGGGGAGGAGTTTCCCGACGCCAGCCCCCTGAAAACCAGGAAGCTGATCATTGCACAG GTAGTGCCCCTGTTCGCTGTCAACCTATTGCAGAGGTGCCAGAGGTTGGGGCCATAA
- the LOC110532003 gene encoding genetic suppressor element 1 — protein sequence MNPSPDRGKECLPPKKRESRQGSVDQRTLLDEFKPPASPLRTRPAGSSGRDEGCRENSDEALTNPHSLLPSPPPPLPPPGIPLPLPWHLPYTPSVPLPFLPGQVGERRGSGSPSWRDDLLPSPLPHHSRWLRGEIPLPLPPCSSSSSFKSPFPADSREMWSYFNTERRDYSSSLFSPSHLFSQPPLYRPDTSMTEGRHRYLGKRPNGLDGPDSRTASASRVAPPSGEYGNEPSGRARLGGSLHGSHANGRRRHQEDPMGRSQTVAVFQDSRAPPPEGPDSHSSLQDRDPRGTPKPGTLTLIPSRPQPHRADPRAGRGELLDPLGSSPAKAQIYYSLGSMYSTLQSNHLNPQAQPFPLYSPSGSPQYGLHTMRNSQHSPQEQPNSHVTESDRERERERDRERDRRRELDRERKREQDRDNRERDSERDRDKDSGDLSPGRQYSRPHASPLLPLTATSPPAPHHHHNPPALLPHFAKGSLIELVGGRLKRVEELRTEDFLRSANTSPEFHLSTCTILLIAPSDTHGFNHLQVLLTDRNTQELLTVLVEYPFFVRDRGWSSCCPQRTSQLYGLSCRQLSEGDICLALTPSHTPRTHTHSHTRTAPRGHRTHTRARAGASSHREDMPPPPPPPPLSHPSPALAPPPLPLPPADPPTQEQPRSRKRRWSAPDLLPPTGTTEATGY from the exons ATGAATCCCAGCCCCGACCGCGGCAAAGAGTGCCTCCCCCCCAAGAAGAGGGAATCCCGGCAGGGCTCGGTTGACCAGCGCACCCTCCTGGACGAGTTCAAACCGCCCGCCTCGCCCCTCAGGACCCGGCCTGCCGGCAGCTcagggagagatgaggggtgCAGGGAGAACAGCGACGAGGCTCTGACGAACCCCCACAGTCTGCtaccctctcccccacctcccctcccaccccctgGTATCCCCCTCCCCCTGCCATGGCACCTGCCTTAtaccccctctgtccctctacccTTCCTCCCAGGccaggtaggagagaggagggggtcagGCTCACCCTCCTGGAGGGATGATCTTCTCCCTTCCCCACTCCCCCATCACTCCAGGTGGCTCCGAGGTGAAATCCCCCTTCCCCTTCCACCCtgctcatcctcttcctccttcaaGAGCCCCTTCCCTGCTGACTCCAGAGAGATGTGGTCCTATTTCAACACAGAACGAAGGGACTAtagctcctctctcttctccccctcccaccTGTTCAGTCAGCCCCCCCTCTACCGTCCTGACACCTCCATGACTGAAGGCAGACACAGATACCTGGGCAAGAGGCCCAACGGGCTGGATGGCCCGGACAGCAGGACTGCCTCTGCCTCCAGGGTGGCGCCCCCCTCAGGAGAGTACGGGAACGAACCCAGCGGCAGGGCCAGGCTGGGCGGCAGCCTCCACGGTTCCCATGCCAACGGGCGGCGGAGACACCAGGAGGATCCCATGGGACGTTCTCAGACGGTTGCGGTTTTCCAAGATTCCCGAGCGCCACCTCCGGAGGGCCCTGACTCACATTCCTCTCTGCAGGACAGGGATCCCCGTGGGACGCCAAAGCCTGGGACCCTCACCCTGATCCCTAGCAGGCCCCAACCCCATCGGGCAGACCCCAGGGCAGGGAGAGGGGAGCTCCTGGACCCCCTGGGGAGCTCTCCGGCTAAGGCCCAGATTTACTACTCCCTGGGGTCGatgtactctaccctacagtcCAACCACCTCAACCCCCAGGCTCAGCCCTTCCCCCTGTACAGCCCCTCAGGCAGCCCTCAGTACGGCCTGCACACCATGAGGAACTCACAGCACTCGCCTCAGGAGCAGCCCAACAGCCACGtcacagagagcgacagagagagggaacgagagcgagacagagaacgagacagACGACgagaactagacagagagagaaaacgtgAACAAGACAGAGACAAccgggagagagacagtgaacgggacagagacaaagacagcgGAGACCTTTCCCCTGGGCGGCAGTACTCACGTCCCCAcgcctcccccctccttcccctcaCGGCCACCTCACcccctgccccccaccaccaccacaaccccccaGCACTCCTACCTCATTTTGCCAAGGGATCTCTGATTGAGCTGGTGGGGGGCCGTCTAAAGCGTGTGGAGGAACTGAGGACGGAGGACTTCCTAAGGAGTGCCAACACCTCCCCGGAGTTCCACCTGAGCACCTGCACCATTCTGCTCATCGCCCCCAGCGACACACACGGCTTCAACCACCTGCAGGTCCTCCTCACAGACCGCAACACTCAG GAGTTACTAACAGTTCTGGTGGAGTACCCGTTCTTCGTTCGGGACCGCGGCTGGTCTTCCTGCTGTCCCCAGAGAACCTCCCAGCTCTACGGCCTATCCTGCCGTCAACTCAGCGAGGGAGACATCTGCCTTGCCCTcaccccttcacacacacctcgcacacacacacactcacacacacgcacagccccGCGGGGCCATCGCACACACACTCGGGCCAGGGCCGGCGCCAGCTCACACAGGGAAGACATGCCCccgcctccccctcctcctcctctttctcatccCTCCCCTGCTCtcgcccctcctcctcttcctctgccccCTGCAGACCCTCCCACCCAGGAGCAGCCACGCTCACGCAAGAGGCGATGGTCCGCCCCCGACCTCCTACCCCCTACTGGAACTACCGAAGCTACCGGGTACTGA
- the LOC110532004 gene encoding interferon regulatory factor 4 isoform X1 — protein sequence MEKAGTNMHLREWLIAQIDSGKYAGLTWENQNKTMFRIPWKHAAKQDYNLNEDAALFKAWAVYKGKYREGRDKADPTSWKTRIRCALNKSTDFQEVPERSQLDVSEPYKAYRIQTATRRCSESPETESQAIIQTRSSSAHLRNTITHHPQFGCHRESEERDGRVNPSGGLDHVHYCSNTGTPQMDSSATFSIFSPTPQISDFRVRVCLFYQDQLVVDVTTSTPDGCFILHGQVPLGNERIYGPCTAQQVPFPPPGVIHLPPGIAEAMDRLLPHLERGVLVWVAPDGVFIKRFCQGRVYWSGPLAQHTDRPNKLNRERTCKLLNASIFLKELQDFLKGAGPKPRYEIDLCFGEEFPDASPLKTRKLIIAQVVPLFAVNLLQRCQRLGP from the exons ATGGAGAAGGCAGGCACGAACATGCATCTGAGAGAGTGGCTGATAGCGCAGATAGACAGTGGAAAGTACGCAGGACTCACCTGGGAGAACCAGAACAAAACTATGTTCAGGATCCCATGGAAACACGCGGCAAAACAGGACTATAATCTGAATGAAGATGCAGCCCTTTTCAAG GCGTGGGCAGTGTATAAGGGGAAGTATCGAGAGGGGAGGGACAAGGCAGACCCCACTTCCTGGAAGACTCGTATCCGCTGTGCCCTCAACAAGAGCACAGACTTCCAGGAGGTCCCAGAGCGCAGCCAGCTGGACGTCTCCGAGCCCTACAAGGCCTACCGTATCCAGACAGCAACACGCAGATGCTCAG aatctCCTGAAACTGAAAGTCAGGCGATAATCCAGACCAGGAGCTCCAGTGCTCACCTGAGGAACACCATCACACACCATCCACAG TTTGGCTGCCATAGGGAATCAGAGGAAAGGGATGGAAGAGTCAACCCCAGTG GGGGTTTGGACCATGTACACTACTGTTCCAACACAGGGACTCCCCAGATGGACAGCTCTGCTACCTTCTCCATATTCAGCCCCACACCACAGATCTCTG ACTTCCGTGTGCGGGTGTGTCTGTTCTACCAGGACCAGCTAGTAGTGGATGTGACCACCAGCACCCCAGATGGCTGTTTCATTCTACATGGTCAGGTGCCCCTGGGGAACGAGAGGATCTATGGCCCCTGCACAGCCCAACAGGTCCCCTTCCCCCCTCCAGGGGTCATCCACCTGCCCCCCGGTATCGCTGAGGCCATGGACCGCCTGCTGCCCCACTTGGAGAGGGGTGTCCTGGTGTGGGTGGCTCCAGATGGGGTGTTTATCAAGAGGTTCTGCCAGGGCAGGGTGTATTGGAGTGGCCCTCTGGCCCAGCACACAGACAGGCCCAACAAGCTGAACAGAGAGAGGACCTGCAAGCTGCTGAATGCATCTATATTTCTGAAGG AGCTTCAGGACTTTCTCAAGGGGGCGGGACCCAAACCTCGCTATGAGATTGACCTCTGCTTTGGGGAGGAGTTTCCCGACGCCAGCCCCCTGAAAACCAGGAAGCTGATCATTGCACAG GTAGTGCCCCTGTTCGCTGTCAACCTATTGCAGAGGTGCCAGAGGTTGGGGCCATAA